In the Streptomyces sp. 3214.6 genome, CCGAGTCGGCGAAGTGATCGCGGGCCGCCGTCAGTTGCTGCATATGGACGTCGTCGAACGCATCGCAGACGGCCTGCGCACCCCAGGGCACATGCTCGGTCTCGCCCGGCGCCCCTGGGAGACGCCCCAGGCTCTGGCGCACACCGAGCGCGAGGCACCCCAAGCGCCGGAGCCGGAACAGCAGACTCCTGCGTCTCTGCCGGGGCCCGATGTGGACAGCATCCTTGCTCTGACCACGCGAACCAACCTCAGCGCAGCCACACTTGAAGCCTTCCGGTCCTCCATCGAGGACTACTGGCGGCGAGACGACCAGCACGGCGGGGAGGCTCTCAGGCCGGCTGTCGTCGGGCAGCTTCGATATGTGGTCGGGCTCCTGAAGGAAAGCCGACCGCCGGCCATCCAGAACGGCCTTTACGGAATTGCGGCCGAGCTTGCACGGCTCACCGGCTGGACCTATTTCGACGCCCGCCAGTACAACCAGGCCCGCGCCTACTTCACCGAGGCCCTGCAACTCGCCAAGGCCATCGATGACCGCCAGTTCATGGCCAACGTGCTTGCCTGCATGAGCTTGCAGGCGACCTACCAGGACAAGCCCGCGGACTCACTGGCACTCGTGACCGCCGCCCAGGACCAGGCCCGCTCGGCTAGGTCACGTCCCCCGTGATGGTGTAAGCGATCAACCGTCCGTAGCGTTCGGGGTGTTGGGGAGTGCAGGGGTGGTGCGGTCGACGTGTTCGGCGGCGTAGATGGCCGTCATGCTGCCTTCGGACAGGTAGCGGCGGGGGAAGGCGACTCATTCGTCGTGCATCTCGCTGAGCACGGCGGTGACCAGTCGTTCGAGCGCGGCCGGGTTGGGGAAGACCTGCACGACGTCGGTGCGGCGCTTGATCTCACGGTTGATCCGCTCCAGGGGATTTGAGGACTGGATCTTCTTCCAGTGGGAGATGGGGAAGGCGGCGAAGGCGGTCAGGTCCTCCTTGGCGTCCAGAAGCATCTGCCTGACCTTGGGAAACTGCTGCCCGAGCATGTCGGCCACCGCATCGAGCTGGTGATAGACGGCTTCGGCGGTGGGCTGGATGAAGATGGTGCGGATGGTGGCCGCGACCATTTCCCCGGATCCCTTGGGGATCACGGAGAACACATTCCTCAGGAAATGGACACGACAACGCTGCCAGGCGGCGCCGAGCATGACCTTGCGGATCGCGGCCACCAGGCCGCTGTGACTGTCGGAGATCACCAGACGGACCCCGCCCAGGCCACGTTCGCGCAAGGAGCGCAGGAACTCGCTCCAGAACGCCTCGGTCTCGCTGTCACCGACCATCACGCCCAGCACCTCCCGGCCACCGTCCTCGCTGATGCCGGTGGCAATGACCACGGCCTGGGAGACGATCCGGTGGTTCACGCGCACCTTGCAGTAGGTCGCGTCCAGGTAGAGGTAGGGGAAGCGGCTGTGGTCCAGGGGCCGGCCGCGGAAGACCGTAAGCTGTTCGTCCAGGCCACCGCAGATCCGCGAGACCTCACTCTTGGAGATGCCGCTGTCCGCGCCGAGCGCCTTGACCAGGTCGTCGACCGAACGGGTGGACACCCCGTGCACGTACGCCTCCATGATGACCGCATACAGGGCCTGGTCGATGCGACGCCGACGTTCCAGCAGGCTGGGGAAGAAGCTGCCGCTGCGCAGCTTCGGGATGGCCAGGTCCAGATCGCCGGCCTGGGTGGCGAGGGTCTTGTCGCGATGACCGTTGCGGTAGCCGGTGCGGTCCTCGGTGTGCTCGTTCCACTGGGCGCTGATCCGGCCGCTGAGCTCGGCCTCGATCAGCTCTTGCAGCATGCGCTCGGCGACGTTGCGGACGAGCTCGATCCCGTCCGCCGTGCGTAGTGACTCCAGCAGGCGTTGTAGGTCAGACTGGGACAAGGCCATCGGGCACCTCCCGGGTTGAACTGGCCGTTCACCAGGGAGATTTGCACGGTGGCCTGCCCTATGCGCAGGGAGCGGAAGCGGTCACCGGATGCACGCCCCGGGCACCCGCCCGCGCACACCCGCACGGTGATCGCCTACACCACCACGCGGGACGCCATCCTCGGCTAGCGACACCACCCCGCGCGTTCTGTCGATGCTGTCCATGCGGGAAGCCTTCGCCCACGCCACGCTCGGCAGCCAGACGTCCACTCACCGGGCGATCGCCGAGGCACACCGTCAATTCGAGCAGATCCAGGCGAGCGACCCGGACCCGTCGTGGGTGAGCTACTTCGATGAACCGAAGCTCATAGTGGACACGGGCATTGCCCACGGCCGACTGGGCGAGGCCGCGAGGGCTGAACCGTTGATCGCGGATGCCTTGCGTCGGGAGGCCCACACCAATCAGCGTGGGCGTGCGTTTCACGCCTTCTGGCTGGCTCGTACGCAGCTGGACCAAGGCAAGCTCGACCAGGCGTGCCACACGGCCACCCAAGCTCTGGAGCCCGCGTCGGCGGTGGCGTCGGAGCGAGTGTCAGGCCACCTCAGGGAGTTCTACGACCAGTTGGACCCACACAGGCAGGAGCTCGTAGCCCTGGCTTTCGAGACGCGGCTACGGGAGCTCCTGCCACCGGTCAGCGGATCGCTTCATCCATGAGGACGTACAGGAGGCCGACGAGGGATCCGCTGCTCACGATCTCGCGGCGGTCGATCATCCCGCGTATCTCGCTGAGCGGGATCCACTCGATGCGGTCGGACTCGTTCTTCTCCGTGGGCGGACCGTCGTAAGTCGCCCCGTCCGCACGGACGACGTGGTGCTGTGAGTCGGTGATGCCGTTGGCCGGCTCGGCATAGATCAGAGGCTTGATGGGACCAGGACGCCAGCCCGTCTCCTCCAAGACCTCACGCGTCGCCGCCTCCTCAGGAGACTCGCCCTCCTCCACCAGGCCCATGGGCAACTCCCAGGCCCAGGAGTCCGTGATGAAGCGGTGCCGCCACATCATCAGCACCTCATGGCGGTCGTTGACCACGGCAGCCACGGCCAGGTGCCGCAGGCGAACGACGTGGTACTCCCACCTGCGCCCGTCAGGCTGTTGGACGTCCACCAAGCACAGGTTCACCCAAGGGTTGGTGTAGATCTGACGCTCACCGTGGGTCTTCCACTCCATACCTACGGCCCCTCTCGATCGGACTCCAGGATCTCAGACCGCTCAGCAGAGGGGCGCAAGTTCGACTCTTTTCGCGTCACCTTGACGAGATGTTCCGCCGTTCGCTGCACTCCGGGGCTGGAGCGGCCAAGCGGCAGGGGAGAATCCAGGGAGTAGAGGTGTGTCGTCGAGCTGGGGCCTCCTCGGGTACGGGCCTGGAGCCCACCAGGGAACATCAGCTTGGAAAGCTTTGGGTTCTCTGGGGCCGGTTGCTGCGCTGACCTGCGGCGGAGTCATGTTGAAGTCCTGGTCCCACCCTGGAACCCGTAGGGAAAGTTGTACCTCCGTAGACACCGGCGCTCTGGGGACGCCGGCAAGGCCGGCACAGGCCCTACGCTTACCCGCGTTGGCCGGGTCCTGCGGACCGGGTGCCGGTGATCGGCGTATCGGGTATGGGGTGCGTACGGAGTCAGTGGACCCCGTGTGGACCACGCCCCCCGAGCAGCGTCTGCGCCCGGTAGTCTGTACCCGCTCCGCCCCAGGTGGGCCGGGGCGCAGGTGGGTTGCCCGAGCGGCCTAAGGGAACGGTCTTGAAAACCGTCGTGGCAGCGATGTCACCGTGGGTTCAAATCCCACACCCACCGCAGCAGGTCAGAAGGTTGCAGTTCAGAAGGGGTGCCTCTCGCTGAGGGGTACCCCTTCTGTTTGCGGTCCGTCTCACCCGGGTTCGCCGGTGTCCCGCTCCTGAGCAGCGTGTGTGGCCAACCTGCGGCCCGACACCGACAGGTTTCCCGCAGCCGCTGACCCCTTCCCCCGTCACACCCGTCCGGGGTCCGTGACGGCTTTGTCCCGGCTGTGTGACGTAAGGGCTTGCTGTGCTGCCCTGTGACCAGCGGCGTTGTTACCGTCCCGCCTCGGGAGCGACCGGTCGAGCGGTCGCCCGTGAACAGGGGGGACGTCCCTATGAAGGTCAACCGGCTCAGATCCGTCGTCGGTGTGCTTGCCGCCGTCACGTTGAGCGCTGTGCTCGTCGGGTGTCAGGCGGATGGGGCCGACGGCGGGGCGAAGGCGAGTGCCGCGGGTGCGGGGTCGTCCTCCAGTCCGGCGGCCGGGGGCGCCGCAGGTGCTGCGAGTGCTGCGAGTGCCGCGGGTGCTGCGGGTGCTGCGGGTGGCCACTCCGGCGCCACCCCCGCTGCCGCCTCACCAGCCGCCGCTGCGCCCGCCGCGCCCGCTGGGTCCGTCGTCTCCGGGGCGGCCGTCGCCGCCTCGCCCGCCGGTGGTTGTTCCGACGCGACCCCCGGCCCCGACGACGTCGACCCCGACGAGTTCGCCGTCTACCGGGTCGAGGAATTGGCCGGGAGCACCGGCAAGGTGAATCTCGTCATCCAGCACGGGGTCTGGGGGTGCCCCGGGAAGGACACGGACGGTGCGCCGTTCGTCGTCACCGGGGAGGAGAGTCGGTGGGCCCTGGACCAGGCCGCGTATGTCACCGCCACCAACCCCATCACCGGTGGCGCCGAGAACCAGCGCATCGGCGTGCAGGAGCTGATCGACTGGATCGACGCGCACCCCGACTCCGGTCTCGTGTTCCGCTACGAGACCGGTGACGACGGGGCCATCCACCGGCTGGAACAGGTCTTCACACCCTAGGGGGCTCCAGGGGTGCTGTCCCGGGTCATGCGGGCCGCCGAGGCGACCGTCGCCCGCGCCTCTCGTGGCGTCAGGCCGGTTCGTACGGCCGCGTCGACGAGGTCCTCGGACAGCTCCGGGCCGATCCCGTCCTCGTAGGCCCGGCAGGCCGCCCAGAACAGGCGGGTGTTGCGCTGGCCCTCGTGCGCGGCCAGGACGAACTGGACCAGGCCGCGGCCGTGTGCGCCGCCCGCCGTCGAGTCCGCACCCGCCGGTCCGCGGTGGGGCGTGCGGGGCGGCGGGAGGAGGAGGCGCAGGAGTGAGCGGGGGCACGGTGCCGGGGTGAGGTGGGCGGTGCCGGGGGCCGTGGCGTAGGCGCCGTGGGCGGTGCGGGAGCCGGGGCCGACCAGATAGCCGCCGGCGCCCCGGATGTCGATGCCGGGGGCGAGGCGGCCGGCCGAGTTGGGGACGACGACGTCCGGCGGGCCGGTGAGCCAGAGGTGGCGGCCCCCGGACGGGGTGAGGACGATGATCGTGGGCGGGATCGTGAACAGGTGCCGCAGGGCGAGTTCGCGCAGGGCGGCGGTGGAGTCCGTGTCCGACTTGGTGTCCAGGTCCACGCCGATGAGGTGGTGCGGGGGCAGGCCGCAGGCGATGCCGTAGCCGGTGGCCCAGGGCGCGGCGGCGAACATCTCGCGGACGCGGGCGGGGTCGGCGGAGGCGTCGTACACGCCGTGGCCGAAGCGGCCGCACTCGCCGCGGCAGGGTGGCCCCGCCGGTCCCGTCGGTCCCGTCGGTCCCGCCGGTCCCGTCGGTCCCGTCGGTCCTGCCCGTTCCGCCGGTTCCGGGGCGTCGCGGTGGGGGGAGCGCAGGGCCGGGAGTTTGGTTCGGGACAGGGGGATGACGGCCAGGCCGCGTTCGGCGGCCGACAAGGCGTGGGCGAGGGCCAGCGTGGTGGCCTGCCGGGGGTACCGGTCGGTGGTGGCCATGAATCCATGGTCGTACGTATGTTCGAAAAAGGGAAGGGGGGCAGGGGTGTGACGCGCCCGGGGGCGGCCGAGCGGGCGGGAAAAATGCCGGAACGGTTCGTCCCTTGTGAGGCCTGAGGTGCTGATGTCTGAGTTGCCGGGGATTATGCGGACACGGGCAGGAAAAGTGGTGCTAGGGGTTTATCGACTTGTCATCACGCTTGAGTGCTAATCGAGGCTTCCGGGGTGGTTCGCCGGGGATTCGGTGGGCAACTCTGGTCTCGCGACGTCGTCACAAAACGCCGGGACGGTCGGCCAACCGGCCTGGTGGAACCCATACTTCGCGCTCTGGAGGAACAACATGGCAAGCATCCGTACCGCCCGCGTCATCGCCGCCGTCTCCGCCCTCCCGCTGGCAGCCGCTCTCTTCACCGGCGTCGCGGCGGCGGGCAACGGCGGCTTCGCGGACGACGGATCGAACGCGGGTGTCGCGAGCATCGTCGGCAGCGGCGTCGGGCATGACAACCGCGGCAACTCGTCCACCACACAGCAGAACGCCGTCGGATCGGGCGCCTCGAACCAGAGCAATACCGCGCAGGTCAACGGGTCCGCGTTCACGGCCGTCAATCAGGGCAACAGCAACGTGGCGGTGTCCTTCGCCCCGCTGTGGTGGTGATGTGAGGGGGTCGGCGCCGCGCGCCGGTCCTCCGGGGGGACCGTACTGGGTGCGGTGCGTCTGCGCGGCGGTGCTTCGGTGCCGCCGCGCAGGCGCGTTTCCGAACGTCGCTGAAGCCTTTATTGACAGGCCATCATATCTGACGGACAGTCAGAAATCTGTTCCGGCAAGGGACCTGAAGGGAGTGCACCGGTGGACGAGGACCCGCTGTACCCACGGCTGAAAGCCCACGTGGGCCGCCCCGCCGTGGTCGCCGGCACCGGCCGGGACCCTGTCAACGCACCTATGATCCGGCACTGGTGCGAGGCGATGGGCGACCTCAACCCGGCGTACACCGGCCCTCGCGCGATCGCCCCGCCCACCATGCTCCAGGCGTGGATCATGGGCGGCCTGAGCGGTCACGAGGGGCGCGCGCAGGCCTACGACGAGCTGCTCTCCCTCCTCGACGAGGCGGGCTGCACCTCGGTCGTCGCGACCGACTGCGAGCAGGAGTACCTGCACCCGCTGCGACCGGGGGACGAGGTCGCGTTCGACACGGTGATCGAGTCGGTCTCGCCGCGCAAGACGACCAAGCTGGGCACCGGCTACTTCGTCACGACTCGAACGGACGTCCGCGTCGGCGAGACCCTTGTCGGCACCCACCGTTTCCGCATCCTGAAGTACGCGCCGGCCGCGCGAGAGCAGCACCCACGAGAGCGGCACCCACGAGAGCGGCAGTCCACACAAGGGCAGTCCACGCCAGGGCAGCAGGCCCCACGAGGGCAGAGGGAGCCGCGGCAGCCGGATTCCCGGCAACCCCAGGAGCTGCGCCCCCGCCCCGTCGTCAACCGTGACAACGCCGGTTTCTGGGAGGGAGTCCGGCAGCACCGCCTCCTCATTCAGCGCTGCACCGCCTGCGACACCCTCCGCTTTCCGTGGCTCCCCGGCTGCAACGCCTGTGGCGCGGCGCGGTGGGACACCGTCGAAGCGGGCGGCGAGGGCACGGTCTACTCGTACGTCGTGATGCATTACCCGCCCTTCCCGGCCTTCTCCCCGCCCTTCGCGATCGGACTGATCGAACTCGCCGAGGGCGTCCGGATCATCAGTGACGTGGTCGACGTGCCGTACGACAAGGTGCGTATCGGGATGCCGGTGGAGCTGGAGTTCCGGGCCTACGACGACGAGCTGGTGCTGCCCGTCTTCCGCGCGCGGGAGGTGGCCGCGTGAAACCGGGGGACGAACTGCCGCCGCTGGAGATCGAGGTCACCCGCACCCTGATCGTCGCCGGTGCGCTCGCCTCGCGCGACTACCAGGACGTCCACCACGACCCCGAGGCGGCCCGCGCCAAGGGCTCCCCGGACGTCTTCATGAACATCCTCACCACCAACGGCCTGGTCGGCCGCTACATCACCGACTTCTTCGGCCCCGCCACGGTCCTGCACAAGGTCGCCATCCGGCTCGGGGCACCCAACTACCCCGGGGACACGATGGTGTTGCGGGGCACGGTCGAGGACGTACGCGACCCGGACCTGATCGTCGTACGGATCACCGGCGACAACGGCATCGGCCGACACGTCAGCGGGACCGTGACGGTCACCATCCCTGACGGGCCTGATGGGCCGGAAGGGGCCGGGCGATGAGTGTCAGGACGCGGGACGCTCTGGGCGGGCGGGCGGCGATCGTCGGTGTCGGGGCCACGGAGTTCTCCAAGGACTCGGGGCGCAGCGAGCTGCGGCTGGCGGTGGAGTCGGTCCAGGCCGCGCTCGCCGACGCGGGGCTCACGCCCTCCGACGTGGACGGTCTGGTGACGTTCACGATGGACACGAGCCCCGAGATCACCGTGGCGCAGGCCTGCGGGATGGGCGAGCTGTCGTTCTTCTCCCGGGTCCACTACGGGGGTGGGGCGGCCTGCGCGACCGTGCAGCAGGCGGCGCTCGCCGTCGCGACGGGCGTCGCCGAGGTCGTCGTCTGCTACCGCGCCTTCAACGAGCGTTCCGGGCGTCGTTTCGGCTCGGGCGTACGGCATCGCGAGCCCTCGGCGGAGGGGACGGCGCTCGGCTGGACGCTGCCGTTCGGGCTGCTCACGCCCGCCTCCTGGGTGGCGATGGCGGCGCAGCGGTACCTGTACACCTACGGGCTGACCCCTGAGGAGGCCTTCGGGCCGGTCGCGGTCACGGCCCGTCGCCACGCGGCGGCGAACCCGGCGGCGTACTTCCACGGACGTCCGATCACCCTCGCCGACCATGCGGCCTCCCGCTGGATCGCCGAGCCGCTCAGGTTGCTGGACTGCTGCCAGGAGACGGACGGCGGCCAGGCGCTGGTCGTCACCTCGGTGGAACGGGCCCGCGACCTGCCGCATCCGCCCGCCGTGGTCGCCGCGGCGGCCCAGGGCGCCGGGCGGGCCCAGGAGCAGATGACCAGCTTCTACCGCGACGATCTGACGGGCCTGGCGGAGATGTCCGTGGTCGCCCGCCAGCTGTGGCGGAGCTCCGGGCTGGCGCCGGCCGACATCGACGTCGGGATCCTGTACGACCACTTCACGCCGTTCGTGCTGATGCAGCTGGAGGAGTTCGGCTTCTGCGCGCCCGGCGAGGCCGCGGCCTTCGTGGTGGCGGACCGGCTGCCGCTGAACACGCACGGCGGCCAGCTCGGCGAGGCGTACCTCCATGGGATGAACGGCATCGCGGAGGCCGTACGACAGCTGCGCGGCACGTCCGTGAATCAGATACCCGGCGCGAGCCGGACCCTGGTGACGGCGGGGACCGGGGTGCCGACCTCGGGCCTGGTCCTGACGTCGGACGGGTGAGCACCCTGCCTGGACGGTGAGCACCCGGACCGGACGGGCGGGCACGGGCCCGGACCGGGCTGCGAGCCGGAGTCCGGATCGTCCCGTCGGGGGTCACCCCAGGGGTCATCCCGTAGTAGTCGACGCCTGTTCGTCCACCTTCAGGAGGTGGGGCAGGCACCACCCCTACAACCTGAGACGGACGTCCCTTCGGGACCTGCGGCCGATCCGCCCGAGCGGCAGTCGAACCTAGCGTGGAGACATGACCACACCCGTGTGCACCAGCGCTTCGAACGGCATGACGCGGCCTGCTCCGTACCCGTCCTTCGCGTCGTACGTCAGGGCCCGTCAGCCGGTGCTGCTGCGCACCGCACGGTCGCTGACCGCGAACCCGAGCGACGCGGAGGACCTGCTGCAGACCGCGCTCACCAAGACGTATGTCGCGTGGGAGCGGATCGAGGACCATCGGGCGCTCGACGGCTATGTCCGCCGGGCCCTGCTGAACACCCGTACGTCGCAGTGGCGCAAGCGCAAGGTCGACGAGTACGTGTGCGACGAGCTGCCGGAACCGGAACCGGCTCCCGGCGGGGACGACCCGGCCGAGCAGCAGGCGCTGCACGACGCCATGTGGCGGGCGATCGCGAAGCTGCCCACGCGGCAGCGCGCGATGGTCGTCCTCAGGTATTACGAGGACCTCAGCGAGGCCCAGACGGCGGAGGTGCTCGGTGTCTCGGTGGGCACGGTGAAGTCGGCGGTGTCGCGGGCGCTCGGCAAGCTGCGCGAGGACCCCGAGCTGGTGCTTGTTCGATAGCGGCGTGGCGTGGGGCGTGGCGTGGTGCGAGGCGTGGGGTGTGACGTGGGGTGGCGTGGAGCGTGATGTGGAGCGGGATGTGGGGTGGCGTGGCGCGTGACGCGGGGGCGCGACGCCGGGGGAAACATGGGGCATACATGGGGCGACGTGGGGTTTTGGGCTGACGGCGTGACCCGATCGTTCACCGCTTCCTAGTGACATACCGATCGGTATGTGCGCAGAATCAGCACAACCGTTACCACCGCGTAGGCAATGTCGCCGCCCTGGGAGGACGCCGTGCTGAGCACCATGCAGGACGTACCGCTGACCGTCACCCGCATCCTGGAGCACGGGGTGCTGGTGCACGGCCGGTCCCGGATCACCACGTGGACCGGCGAGGGCGAACCGCAGCGGCGCAGCTTCGCCGAGGCGGGCACGCGCGCGGTGCAGCTGGCGAACGCCCTGCGCGACGACCTCGGCGTCCACGGCGACGACCGGGTGGCCACCCTGATGTGGAACAACGCCGAGCACGTCGAGGCGTACTTCGCGATCCCCTCCATGGGCGCGGTGCTGCACACCCTGAACCTGCGCCTTCCGGCCGAGCAGCTGGTGTGGATCGTCAACCACGCCGCCGACAAGGTCGTCATAGTCAACGGCTCCCTGCTCCCGCTGCTCGCGCCGCTGCTGCCGAAGCTGCCCACGGTCGAGCACGTCGTCGTGTCCGGCCCCGGTGACCGCTCCCTCCTCGACGGCGTCCACGCGCGCGTGCACGAGTACGAGGAGCTGATCGCGGACAAGCCGACGACGTTCGACTGGCCGGAGCTGGACGAACGCCAGGCCGCCGCCATGTGCTACACCTCCGGCACCACGGGTGACCCCAAGGGCGTCGTCTACAGCCACCGGTCGATCTACCTGCACTCCATGCAGGTCAACATGGCCGAGTCGATGGGCCTGACCGACCGGGACACCTCGCTCATCGTCGTCCCGCAGTTCCACGTCAACGCCTGGGGACTGCCGCACGCCACCTTCATGACCGGCGTGAACATGCTGATGCCGGACCGCTTCCTGCAGCCCGCGCCGCTCGCCGAGATGATCGAGAGCGAGAAGCCGACCCACGCTGCCGCCGTCCCCACCATCTGGCAGGGCCTGCTGGCCGAGCTCACCGCGAAGCCGCGGGACGTCTCCACCCTCACTCAGGTCACCATCGGCGGCTCGGCCTGTCCGCCCTCCCTCATGTCCGCCTTCGACGAGCTCGGCATGCGGGTCTGCCACGCCTGGGGCATGACGGAGACGTCCCCCCTCGGTACGATCGCCCGCCCGCCGGCCTACGCGGTCGGCACCGACGAGGAGTTCGGCTACCGCCTCACCCAGGGCCGTTTCCCGGCCGGCGTGGAGGCCCGCCTCACCGGTCCCGGCGGCGAGCGTCTG is a window encoding:
- a CDS encoding SigE family RNA polymerase sigma factor, coding for MTTPVCTSASNGMTRPAPYPSFASYVRARQPVLLRTARSLTANPSDAEDLLQTALTKTYVAWERIEDHRALDGYVRRALLNTRTSQWRKRKVDEYVCDELPEPEPAPGGDDPAEQQALHDAMWRAIAKLPTRQRAMVVLRYYEDLSEAQTAEVLGVSVGTVKSAVSRALGKLREDPELVLVR
- a CDS encoding NUDIX hydrolase translates to MEWKTHGERQIYTNPWVNLCLVDVQQPDGRRWEYHVVRLRHLAVAAVVNDRHEVLMMWRHRFITDSWAWELPMGLVEEGESPEEAATREVLEETGWRPGPIKPLIYAEPANGITDSQHHVVRADGATYDGPPTEKNESDRIEWIPLSEIRGMIDRREIVSSGSLVGLLYVLMDEAIR
- a CDS encoding bifunctional MaoC family dehydratase N-terminal/OB-fold nucleic acid binding domain-containing protein, producing MDEDPLYPRLKAHVGRPAVVAGTGRDPVNAPMIRHWCEAMGDLNPAYTGPRAIAPPTMLQAWIMGGLSGHEGRAQAYDELLSLLDEAGCTSVVATDCEQEYLHPLRPGDEVAFDTVIESVSPRKTTKLGTGYFVTTRTDVRVGETLVGTHRFRILKYAPAAREQHPRERHPRERQSTQGQSTPGQQAPRGQREPRQPDSRQPQELRPRPVVNRDNAGFWEGVRQHRLLIQRCTACDTLRFPWLPGCNACGAARWDTVEAGGEGTVYSYVVMHYPPFPAFSPPFAIGLIELAEGVRIISDVVDVPYDKVRIGMPVELEFRAYDDELVLPVFRAREVAA
- a CDS encoding long-chain fatty acid--CoA ligase, which produces MLSTMQDVPLTVTRILEHGVLVHGRSRITTWTGEGEPQRRSFAEAGTRAVQLANALRDDLGVHGDDRVATLMWNNAEHVEAYFAIPSMGAVLHTLNLRLPAEQLVWIVNHAADKVVIVNGSLLPLLAPLLPKLPTVEHVVVSGPGDRSLLDGVHARVHEYEELIADKPTTFDWPELDERQAAAMCYTSGTTGDPKGVVYSHRSIYLHSMQVNMAESMGLTDRDTSLIVVPQFHVNAWGLPHATFMTGVNMLMPDRFLQPAPLAEMIESEKPTHAAAVPTIWQGLLAELTAKPRDVSTLTQVTIGGSACPPSLMSAFDELGMRVCHAWGMTETSPLGTIARPPAYAVGTDEEFGYRLTQGRFPAGVEARLTGPGGERLPWDGESAGELEVRGTWIAGAYYNGPDGEPLRPADKFSEDGWLKTGDVGTISPEGFLTLTDRAKDVIKSGGEWISSVDLENALMSHPDVAEAAVVAVPDAKWGERPLATVVLKEGATADFETLRAFLAGEGKIAKWQLPERWTIIEAVPKTSVGKFDKKVLRKQYAAGELTITQL
- a CDS encoding bifunctional DNA primase/polymerase, with the translated sequence MATTDRYPRQATTLALAHALSAAERGLAVIPLSRTKLPALRSPHRDAPEPAERAGPTGPTGPAGPTGPTGPAGPPCRGECGRFGHGVYDASADPARVREMFAAAPWATGYGIACGLPPHHLIGVDLDTKSDTDSTAALRELALRHLFTIPPTIIVLTPSGGRHLWLTGPPDVVVPNSAGRLAPGIDIRGAGGYLVGPGSRTAHGAYATAPGTAHLTPAPCPRSLLRLLLPPPRTPHRGPAGADSTAGGAHGRGLVQFVLAAHEGQRNTRLFWAACRAYEDGIGPELSEDLVDAAVRTGLTPREARATVASAARMTRDSTPGAP
- a CDS encoding MaoC family dehydratase produces the protein MKPGDELPPLEIEVTRTLIVAGALASRDYQDVHHDPEAARAKGSPDVFMNILTTNGLVGRYITDFFGPATVLHKVAIRLGAPNYPGDTMVLRGTVEDVRDPDLIVVRITGDNGIGRHVSGTVTVTIPDGPDGPEGAGR
- a CDS encoding lipid-transfer protein, translating into MSVRTRDALGGRAAIVGVGATEFSKDSGRSELRLAVESVQAALADAGLTPSDVDGLVTFTMDTSPEITVAQACGMGELSFFSRVHYGGGAACATVQQAALAVATGVAEVVVCYRAFNERSGRRFGSGVRHREPSAEGTALGWTLPFGLLTPASWVAMAAQRYLYTYGLTPEEAFGPVAVTARRHAAANPAAYFHGRPITLADHAASRWIAEPLRLLDCCQETDGGQALVVTSVERARDLPHPPAVVAAAAQGAGRAQEQMTSFYRDDLTGLAEMSVVARQLWRSSGLAPADIDVGILYDHFTPFVLMQLEEFGFCAPGEAAAFVVADRLPLNTHGGQLGEAYLHGMNGIAEAVRQLRGTSVNQIPGASRTLVTAGTGVPTSGLVLTSDG